A genomic stretch from Onychostoma macrolepis isolate SWU-2019 chromosome 02, ASM1243209v1, whole genome shotgun sequence includes:
- the LOC131526563 gene encoding cytochrome P450 7A1, whose translation MILSIALIWAIVVGLCCCLWLITGIRRRRPGEPPVENGWIPYLGCALQFGANPLEFLRSRQKKHGHIFTCKIAGQYVHFLCDPFSYHAVIRQGRHLDWKKFHFDASAKAFGHESMDPSQGYTTENLHQTFLKTMQGEALSSLIETMMENLQSTMLQSGMLKAKPSEWQSDGIFAFCYKIMFEAGYLTLFGKELDGDQSIARQQAQKALVLNALENFKEFDKIFPALIAGLPIHVFKSAYSARENLAKTMLHENLSKRANVSDLICLRMLLNDTLSTFNELSKARTHVAMLWASQANTLPATFWTLFHMIRCPAAMKAASEEVRRTFESSYQKVDPMNSRLVLTREQLDNMPILDSIIKEAMRLSSASLNVRMAKSDFLLHLDNSESYHIRKDDVIALYPPMIHFDPEIYEDPLTYKYDRYLDENGQEKTSFYRNGRKLRYYYMPFGSGVTKCPGRFFAVHEIKQFLSLLLSYFEMELLDPDVKEPPLDQSRAGLGVLQPTYDIDFRYRLKFH comes from the exons ATGATACTAAGCATTGCCCTCATCTGGGCAATAGTTGTTGGGCTCTGTTGTTGTCTTTGGCTTATCACAGGAATACGCAGAAG ACGGCCTGGGGAGCCTCCAGTAGAAAATGGCTGGATCCCTTACCTTGGTTGTGCTCTTCAGTTTGGGGCCAATCCTTTAGAGTTTCTTCGCAGCAGACAGAAAAAACATGGTCATATTTTTACATGCAAGATCGCTGGGCAGTATGTCCATTTCCTTTGTGATCCATTCTCCTACCATGCCGTTATCCGCCAAGGAAGGCATCTAGATTGGAAGAAATTTCACTTCGATGCCTCTgcaaaa GCATTTGGTCATGAGAGCATGGATCCCAGTCAAGGTTACACCACTGAGAACCTGCATCAGACCTTCCTGAAGACCATGCAAGGGGAGGCCTTGTCTTCTCTCATTGAGACCATGATGGAAAACCTACAGAGCACCATGCTGCAGTCAGGCATGCTGAAGGCCAAACCCTCCGAGTGGCAGAGCGATGGTATTTTTGCCTTCTGCTACAAGATCATGTTTGAAGCAGGCTACCTGACCCTCTTTGGAAAGGAATTGGACGGAGACCAGAGTATTGCACGTCAGCAGGCCCAAAAAGCTCTGGTGCTCAATGCATTGGAGAACTTTAAAGAGTTTGATAAGATCTTTCCTGCTTTGATCGCTGGTCTCCCCATTCATGTTTTCAAAAGTGCCTACAGCGCTCGTGAAAATCTCGCCAAGACAATGCTCCACGAGAACCTCAGCAAGCGTGCCAATGTGTCTGACCTCATATGCTTACGCATGCTCTTGAATGATACATTATCTACCTTCAACGAGCTGAGCAAAGCCAGAACCCATGTGGCCATGCTGTGGGCTTCACAAGCCAACACTTTGCCTGCTACCTTCTGGACCCTGTTCCATATGATCAG GTGCCCTGCGGCCATGAAAGCAGCTAGTGAGGAGGTGAGGCGAACATTTGAAAGTTCTTATCAGAAAGTCGATCCCATGAATTCTCGTCTTGTACTAACAAGGGAACAGTTGGACAACATGCCAATTCTAG ACAGTATCATTAAAGAGGCGATGAGGCTGTCCAGCGCGTCCCTGAATGTGAGAATGGCCAAGAGCGATTTCCTTCTTCACCTGGACAACAGCGAGTCTTACCACATCCGCAAAGATGATGTAATAGCCCTGTACCCCCCGATGATTCACTTTGATCCTGAGATCTATGAAGATCCTCTG ACATATAAGTATGATAGATACCTTGATGAGAATGGACAGGAGAAGACCAGCTTTTACCGAAACGGACGCAAACTTCGTTACTACTACATGCCCTTCGGTTCTGGGGTGACCAAGTGTCCTGGCCGCTTCTTTGCTGTGCATGAGATCAAGCAGTTCCTGTCTCTACTGCTATCGTACTTTGAAATGGAACTTTTAGACCCTGATGTGAAAGAACCGCCGTTGGACCAGTCTCGGGCTGGACTGGGTGTTTTGCAGCCCACCTATGATATTGACTTTCGATACAGACTCAAATTTCACTAG